AGCGACCCGATACAGCCATGAACTCGGTGTCTCCGTCATGCATCTGGCCTTGCCCATCGAAGACAACGGCCGATTGTTGGGCTACGCCAGGGCCTCTCGGTCCCTGTCCGAAATCAACCGGAGTCTGACCCGTCTCAGGACCGTTGTCGCGCTCGGGACCGCTCTGGCGATCCTGGCTGCCGTGGTCCTGGGACTGGTCCTGGCGCGCAGTTTTGTCAAGCCGGTGAAGGCGATGACGGCTGTTGCCGAAGGAATGGCCCGCGGCGACTACAACCGCCGGCTGCCGGCCACCAGAACCGACGAGTTGGGAGACTTGGCCCGGGCGCTGAACCAGACGGCAAAGAGCTCTCAGAATCGAATGGAAACCATCATCACCGACCGCAACAAGCTGCTCTCGCTACTGAGGGGCATGGTGGAAGGCGTGGTCGCGGTCGACCGTGATGAGCGTGTCCTTCAGATGAACTCGGCCGCGGGAAAGATCCTGGGAGCTTCGCCTGAAACCAGTGTGTCCAAGCCCATTTGGGAAGTGACCCGGGTCCGTCAGGTCTGCGACACCCTGAGCCGCACCCTGAAAAGCAGGCGGGACGTGAAGGATGAACTGCGGCTGGCAACACGATCCCAGGATCGAGTCGTAGAGATGTTGGCGTCCCCGCTGTTTGACGGCGAAGGCGAACTGGTGGGAGCCGTGGTGGTTCTCCACGACGTTTCCGATTTGCATCGCCTGCAAACGGTTCGCCGGGATTTCGTCGCCAATGCCTCCCACGAACTCAAGACGCCGATCGCGGCCATCCGGGCCCTGGTCGAGACCGTCATCGACGACCGGTCCATGCGTTCTTCCGACCAGGCGAGTTTTCTGGCCAAAATCTGGAACCAATCGATGCGCCTGTCGTCATTGGTGACCGACCTCCTGACGCTATCTCGCCTGGAATCCTCACCCGGCGGTCCGGAATTGCGCCCGATAGATCTGCGCGAGTCCTTCAGGGTCGCCGTACATGCGCTGTTGCCCACCGGCGAAGAGCGTGGAATCGCCGTCCATACCGAGGTTCCCGCAAATCCCGTGCAGGTCCTGGGCGATCCGGAGGCGCTGGGACAGTTGACCACCAACCTGCTGGACAATGCCATCAAGTACACCAGTCGGGGAGGGCAGGTCTGGGTTCGCCTCAAGACCGGAAACGGGCAGGCCCTCATTGAAGTGCAGGACACGGGAATGGGCATCGCGCCTCAGGATCAAGCACGGGTCTTCGAACGTTTCTATCGAGTGGACAAAGCCCGATCTAGGGAGCTGGGCGGTACCGGCCTGGGGCTTTCGATTGTCAAGCACATTGCAGTCATTCATCAGGGCCGGGTCTTCGTCGAAAGCACACCCGGTATCGGCAGCACCTTTCGCGCCTCCGTTCCGATCTCCCGGTCCCTTCAAGAGAACCCACCCTCGTAAACGGCCGCCCGCAGAAACTTCTCCACCCCCCCCCCATCAAAAAGGCGCCTCTTTAGCCTCTGAGCACTTTGCAAAATTCGTAGCGGGGCAGGTCATTTTACCTGCGAACGTGATGTTCTGCCCTTTTCAATACCGGGTGCGACCCGACGCGAAATGCTTTTTAACCACAAAAAGCACAAGTGTCACACAACGAATTTCCCGAACAGGTCGAAGGTCGTCTGCCGGACCTGATCACACAAAGCCCTCCTGCCTTGGTTGTTTCTCATCGTTCTGCTTTTTTGTGTTTTTTGTGCCTTTTGTGGCCATTCCCGGCAAGGGTCCCGCTGGGGAATTTAGCAAACGGCTCGCCTCTTTATTGGATCTTTACAAGAGGCCTGTATATTTCTTGCTGGAGAAAGGAGGGGCTGATGAAGCAGACCAGGCACTGGACAAATGTGAAGGCAATCACTGTTGCTATTGGTGCGCTGTACACATCGTTTTTCCTGTTCGGCTGTGCCGGGGGCGAGGGAAACAGGCCAGCCACCGTGAGAGTGGACGGTTCCAGCACTGTCTTCCCCATTACCGAAGCCGTGGCCGAGGAGTTTCAAAAGCTGAATCGGAATATTCGGGTTACCGTCGGCATTTCGGGTACGGGTGGAGGATTCAAGAAATTCTCTGTCGGTGAAACGGATTTGAACGATGCCTCTCGGCCGATCAAGGCCAAGGAAATTTCAATGGCCTCCGAAAACGGGATTGAATTCGTCGAGCTTCCGGTCGCCTTCGACGGGATATCCGTCCTGGTCAATCCAGGCAATGAATTCGTTGATTCCTTGACCGTGGACGAGCTTCGGAAGATTTGGCAACCGGGAAGCACGGTGAAGAAGTGGAGCGATATCCGGGCCGACTGGGAAGATCGTGCCCTGAATCTCTATGGTCCGGGAACCGACTCCGGAACCTTCGACTACTTCACGGAAGCCATCAACGGAAAGTCTCATGCCTGTCGCGCCGATTTCACCGCCAGCGAGGACGACAACGTGCTGGTGCAAGGTATTGCCGGGGACCCAAACGCCCTGGGTTTCTTTGGCTTCGCCTACTACGGGGAGAATCGTTCCCGACTGAAAGCGGTGCCGATCGATGCCGGCAAAGGACCGGTTGCACCTTCGGAACAGACCATCAACGACGGAAGCTACGAACCGCTTTCGCGGCCGATTTTCGTCTATGTCAGCAAGAAAGCCTCCGAGCGTCCGGAGGTGGCGGCCTTCGTCAGGTTCTATCTTGAGAATGCTCCCCAGCTGGTGACAGAGGTCGGATATGTGCCCTTGCCGGATCGCGTCTATCAACTGGCGCTCGAGAGATTCGAGAATCGAGCCACGGGATCGCTCTTCGCCTCGGGACACAGGGTTGGCATGAGTCTTGAAGATCTGCTCAGCGTCAAAGAATAGGAAGGAATCTTGCCGCAGGTCTCAACGGCGAATCCACTACTGGCGGGCGCAGGCACCAGGAAATCCCGGGCAAAGGAGGAGTTGATCCGATTCGTACTCTTCCTTTGCGCCTTCCTGTCCATCCTGACCACGCTGTCCATCATTTCCATCCTGGCGTGGGAGGCCTACTCCTTTTTCCGAGAGGTACGAGTCTTCGATTTCCTCTCGGGAACCCGATGGACACCGCTTCTGGAACCCCGATCTTTCGGTGTGCTTCCTCTGGTCGCGGGTACGCTGCAAATCGTCGTCGGTGCTTCTCTGATCGCAATCCCCGTGGGACTGGCCAGTGCCATCTACCTGGCAGAGTTTGCCTCTGCTCGGGTCAGGAGGGTGCTGAAGCCGGTTCTGGAGATTCTGGCGGGAATTCCCACCGTCGTCTACGGCTATTTCGCACTCACCTTCGTGACTCCCCTGATTGCCGGCATTTTCCCCCAAACACAGATTTTCAACGCCGCCAGCGCCTCCATCGTCGTCGGCATCATGGTGCTGCCCATGACGGCGTCCCTGTGCGACGACGCGCTGCGCGCCGTCCCGGAGTCTCTGCGCCAGGGAGCCTTTGCCCTGGGAGCCACCCAGTTTGAAGTGACCCTGCGGGTAGTCCTGCCGGCGGCTCTTTCGGGAGTCATGGCTTCCTTCGTCCTGGCTGCGTCCCGCGCCATTGGAGAAACGATGGCGGTGACGCTGGCTGCCGGAGCAACACCGAAGATGACACTGAACCCACTCGAAAGCATTCAGACCATGACGGCCTATATTGTCCAGGTGAGCCTCGGCGACACCCCCGTGGGTACGGTCGAGTACCAGACCATCTTTGCCGTGGCTGCTCTGCTGTTCGCCATCACCTTGAGCATGAACATCATCGCCCACCGGGTGCTGGCGAGGTTCCGCGAGGTCTACGAATGAGTTCCGATCGCCTCCGGCGCCGGCACGCTACCACCAAGTGTTTCCGCCTTCTCTGTGCCGCTGTGGCGTGGGCCGGGATCGTCATCCTGGCAGTGTTGCTTTTCCACGTGACTCGCGAGGGAATCCGTTGGCTCGACCTTCAATTCCTCACTGAGTTTCCCTCCCGGTTTCCGGAGCAGGCAGGCATCAAGTCGGCGCTCTGGGGAACCGTCTGGCTGATCACCCTCACAGCCGGGTTTTCCATACCCGTGGGGGTTGCTGCGGCGATCTATCTGGAGGAGTTTTCCCCCAAGAACCGGCTGTCACAGTTGATTGAGGTCAACATCGGCAATCTGGCGGGAGTACCCTCCATCGTCTACGGGATTCTGGGGCTGGTTATCTTTGTGCGGTTCCTGACCCTGGGACGAAGCGTCCTGGCCGGAAGCCTGACCATGACGCTGCTGATTCTTCCCGTCATCATCATTGCCGCGCGAGAGGCGCTCCGCGCCGTACCCGATTCCATTCGTCACGCTGCCTTTGCCCTGGGAGCGACTCGTTGGCAAGCGGTGAGGGCGCAAGTCCTGCCCGTGGCGCTGCCGGGGATTCTGACCGGTGTGATCCTGGCATTGTCGCGGGCAATCGGCGAGACGGCTCCCCTGGTCATGATTGGCGCTCTGACCTATGTCGCCTTCGTGCCGGAAGGACCCATGGACGCCTTTACGGCCCTGCCCATTCAGATCTTCAACTGGGCCTCCCGTCCCCAGGCAGACTTCCATCAGTTGGCTGCAGCCGGAATCATTGTACTTCTGGTAACACTACTGCTCATGAACGCCACCGCGGTATGGATTCGACAACGCGCCGAGAGGACAGGTCGATGAACACTTTGACGAAACCCGATGCTCAAAACTCAGCCTCGGAACAGACCCGGTCGGTCCTGGATGTCATTGACCTGACCATACGCTATGGGACAAAACCCGCGATCCAGAGAGTCTCGCTCTCCATTCCCCAACATCGAATTACGGCAATCATCGGGCCCTCGGGTTGCGGCAAGAGCACTCTGCTGAGGGCCTTCAACCGGATGAACGACTTCATTCCCAACGTGGGCATGGAGGGCCGGATCCTTTACATGGGTTCGGATGTTTATGCGCGTGAAGTCGATCCGGTAGAGGTTCGGCGCCGCATCGGCATGGTTTTCCAAAAACCGAACCCGTTCCCCAAATCGATTCTTCAGAACGTTGCCTGGGGGCCCTCCATCAATGGATTCACCGGTAATCTGGACGACCGTGTCGAACAGTCCCTTCGCCGCGCCGCACTTTGGGAAGAGGTCAGCGACCGCCTCCACGAGTCTGCCCTGGCGCTCTCCGGAGGCCAGCAGCAAAGACTCTGCATCGCCAGGGCCCTGGCCATGGAGCCGGACGTCATCCTGATGGACGAACCCTGCTCGGCTCTCGATCCCGTTTCAACGGCTCGCATCGAAGATCTGATGTTTGAGCTGAAGGAGCGATACACGATCGTCATTGTCACCCACAACATGCAGCAGGCGGCCCGCGTCTCGAACCTGACGGCCTTTTTGGAGAACGGCAGCCTGGTCGAATTCGGGGAGACCGACCAGGTCTTCACAAGACCCCGGAATCAGAGAACTGAGGAGTATGTGACCGGGCGCTTCGGATAGTCATTCTGCGAATTTCGGACAAGCCGCGATTCGCCTGGATCGCCATTTTCGAGCATGACGGCCTGCACAAGGCCGAAGGCTCCAACCCAAGGGAGGGCACGAATGTCCATCCACTTGCAGAAGGACCTGGAACACCTGGACAAGGAACTGTTGATCCTGTCATCGATGGTCGAGGATGCAACCAACAAGGCGATTCTGGCCCTGGTCGACCGGCGGCTGGATCTGGCCCGGCAGGTGATGCGCGAAGACGACCGGATCAACACCCGGGAAGTCCTGATTGAAGAGGAATGCCTCAAGATGCTGGCCCTTCACCAACCGGTGGCCGCAGACCTTCGCTTCATCGTGGCCGTGCTGAAGGTGAACAATGACCTGGAGCGCATGGGAGACCTGGCCGTCAACATCGCCGAACGGGCAGCCTACCTGGCCACCCGGGAGCCGCTGCAGGTTTCCCTGGATTTTCCCAAGATGGCCGAGGGTGTCCGCGAAATGGTGCGCGAGAGTCTGGATGCCCTGACCAATATGAATCCTCGACTGGCCCGGCACGTCTTGACCATGGATGACGAGATTGACGAAGCCAACCGCGGAATGTTCGACATCCTGCAGGACCTCATGCACCGGGATCCATCAACCATTGAGCGGGCTGTCCACCTGCTTTCGGCCTCTCGCCACCTGGAGCGAATTGCCGACCTGGCCACCAACATCGCCCAGGACGTTGTCTACATCGCCGAAGGCCGAATGATTCGCCATTTGACCGAAGACGACATTGACAGGCAAAAAGCAGAAGGCAACGAAAGGGACCGATCTTGACGAGGATGCTATGGCAAATGATATCCATAGCCGGCGGGACGTTTCTGACACTGACCTGGTGTGTTGTGAACGGCTCGGCTGCGGACAAGGAGGTTCAGGTCGAATGGAAGGACGGGGTGCGCCTGGAGACCAGGGACAAGACGGTGCGATTCAGGTTTGGTGGCAGAATCCACTACGACTGGGCAACCATGTCTCAGGATTCGGGAATTCGAGAAAGCCTGGGCTCTCTTCAAGATGGAACCGAGCCCCGAAGAGCGAGAATCTACTTCTCCGGCGAACTTCATGAACAGGTGGAATTCAAGGTTCAGTACGACTTCGCCGGCGGCACCGCCAAGTTCAAGGACGTCTACCTGGGTCTGAAAGGAATTCCCTACCTGGGAAAGATCAGACTGGGACATGTGAAGGAGCCGTTCAGCCTGGAGGAGATGACCAGCAGCAACAACGTCACCTTCCTGGAGCGTGCCTTACCTAACGTCTTCGCTCCTTCCCGAAACACGGGCGTGCTGATTTCCAACCACTTCAAGGAGAGGGTGAGCTGGGGAATGGGTGTCTTTCTCGACACCAACGACCTGGGAGTGGACCAGGGGGACGGGGAGTTCAATTTCACCGGGCGGTTGACGGGAACGCCCTGGCACGCGGAAAAGGGTAAAAAGGTTGTCCATCTGGGGCTCGGCTACAGCCATCGGAGCCCGAGCGAACCCAGCTTTCGCTACCGTCAAAGGCCCGAGGCTCACCTGGCGCCCCGGTTTGTGGATACCGGAACCCTGAGGATGCAATCGGCCCACCTGGTGGGCCCCGAGTTCGCCCTGGTTCACGGTCCTGCGTCCGTGCAAGCCGAGTACATCCGAGCCGGGCTGAACCCGGTCACCGGCAACGCCAACTCCAACTTTCACGGCTACTACCTGTTGGGAAGCTACTTTCTCACCGGTGAGCAGCGAAACTACCGCGCCTCGGCAGGTCAGTTCCGAGGCATCAAGCCCAAACGGAACTTCAACCTCGGCCAAAGGGGGACGGGCGCCTGGGAAGTGGCGGTTCGTTACTCGTCGCTCGACCTGAACCATGGAGTCGTTTCCGGCGGAAAGCTGGACGACTTCACGGCCGGACTCAACTGGTACCTGAACCCCAATGCTCGTGTGATGTGGAACTACATCCGCGCCAATCGTGAATCACTCGGCAAGGCCGACGTTTTTCAGATGCGTTTCCAGGTCAATTTCTAGCCCGCATTTCTCACCGAGGGGCATGATCATGGCGCAGTAAT
This genomic window from Acidobacteriota bacterium contains:
- a CDS encoding ATP-binding protein, whose translation is MIRSRFSWKLTAGLLLPILISAAIAGGLSIRSMEEDSREELRGSLVAQAALLRNVAAARLNQPHESGLKQEVRSLGKEIGTRLTVIDAQGLVLADSQEAPSSMGNLASRPEIMDVRSHGSGVATRYSHELGVSVMHLALPIEDNGRLLGYARASRSLSEINRSLTRLRTVVALGTALAILAAVVLGLVLARSFVKPVKAMTAVAEGMARGDYNRRLPATRTDELGDLARALNQTAKSSQNRMETIITDRNKLLSLLRGMVEGVVAVDRDERVLQMNSAAGKILGASPETSVSKPIWEVTRVRQVCDTLSRTLKSRRDVKDELRLATRSQDRVVEMLASPLFDGEGELVGAVVVLHDVSDLHRLQTVRRDFVANASHELKTPIAAIRALVETVIDDRSMRSSDQASFLAKIWNQSMRLSSLVTDLLTLSRLESSPGGPELRPIDLRESFRVAVHALLPTGEERGIAVHTEVPANPVQVLGDPEALGQLTTNLLDNAIKYTSRGGQVWVRLKTGNGQALIEVQDTGMGIAPQDQARVFERFYRVDKARSRELGGTGLGLSIVKHIAVIHQGRVFVESTPGIGSTFRASVPISRSLQENPPS
- a CDS encoding PstS family phosphate ABC transporter substrate-binding protein, yielding MKQTRHWTNVKAITVAIGALYTSFFLFGCAGGEGNRPATVRVDGSSTVFPITEAVAEEFQKLNRNIRVTVGISGTGGGFKKFSVGETDLNDASRPIKAKEISMASENGIEFVELPVAFDGISVLVNPGNEFVDSLTVDELRKIWQPGSTVKKWSDIRADWEDRALNLYGPGTDSGTFDYFTEAINGKSHACRADFTASEDDNVLVQGIAGDPNALGFFGFAYYGENRSRLKAVPIDAGKGPVAPSEQTINDGSYEPLSRPIFVYVSKKASERPEVAAFVRFYLENAPQLVTEVGYVPLPDRVYQLALERFENRATGSLFASGHRVGMSLEDLLSVKE
- the pstC gene encoding phosphate ABC transporter permease subunit PstC, which translates into the protein MAGAGTRKSRAKEELIRFVLFLCAFLSILTTLSIISILAWEAYSFFREVRVFDFLSGTRWTPLLEPRSFGVLPLVAGTLQIVVGASLIAIPVGLASAIYLAEFASARVRRVLKPVLEILAGIPTVVYGYFALTFVTPLIAGIFPQTQIFNAASASIVVGIMVLPMTASLCDDALRAVPESLRQGAFALGATQFEVTLRVVLPAALSGVMASFVLAASRAIGETMAVTLAAGATPKMTLNPLESIQTMTAYIVQVSLGDTPVGTVEYQTIFAVAALLFAITLSMNIIAHRVLARFREVYE
- the pstA gene encoding phosphate ABC transporter permease PstA, whose amino-acid sequence is MSSDRLRRRHATTKCFRLLCAAVAWAGIVILAVLLFHVTREGIRWLDLQFLTEFPSRFPEQAGIKSALWGTVWLITLTAGFSIPVGVAAAIYLEEFSPKNRLSQLIEVNIGNLAGVPSIVYGILGLVIFVRFLTLGRSVLAGSLTMTLLILPVIIIAAREALRAVPDSIRHAAFALGATRWQAVRAQVLPVALPGILTGVILALSRAIGETAPLVMIGALTYVAFVPEGPMDAFTALPIQIFNWASRPQADFHQLAAAGIIVLLVTLLLMNATAVWIRQRAERTGR
- the pstB gene encoding phosphate ABC transporter ATP-binding protein PstB; the encoded protein is MNTLTKPDAQNSASEQTRSVLDVIDLTIRYGTKPAIQRVSLSIPQHRITAIIGPSGCGKSTLLRAFNRMNDFIPNVGMEGRILYMGSDVYAREVDPVEVRRRIGMVFQKPNPFPKSILQNVAWGPSINGFTGNLDDRVEQSLRRAALWEEVSDRLHESALALSGGQQQRLCIARALAMEPDVILMDEPCSALDPVSTARIEDLMFELKERYTIVIVTHNMQQAARVSNLTAFLENGSLVEFGETDQVFTRPRNQRTEEYVTGRFG
- the phoU gene encoding phosphate signaling complex protein PhoU, with product MSIHLQKDLEHLDKELLILSSMVEDATNKAILALVDRRLDLARQVMREDDRINTREVLIEEECLKMLALHQPVAADLRFIVAVLKVNNDLERMGDLAVNIAERAAYLATREPLQVSLDFPKMAEGVREMVRESLDALTNMNPRLARHVLTMDDEIDEANRGMFDILQDLMHRDPSTIERAVHLLSASRHLERIADLATNIAQDVVYIAEGRMIRHLTEDDIDRQKAEGNERDRS
- a CDS encoding porin, whose translation is MISIAGGTFLTLTWCVVNGSAADKEVQVEWKDGVRLETRDKTVRFRFGGRIHYDWATMSQDSGIRESLGSLQDGTEPRRARIYFSGELHEQVEFKVQYDFAGGTAKFKDVYLGLKGIPYLGKIRLGHVKEPFSLEEMTSSNNVTFLERALPNVFAPSRNTGVLISNHFKERVSWGMGVFLDTNDLGVDQGDGEFNFTGRLTGTPWHAEKGKKVVHLGLGYSHRSPSEPSFRYRQRPEAHLAPRFVDTGTLRMQSAHLVGPEFALVHGPASVQAEYIRAGLNPVTGNANSNFHGYYLLGSYFLTGEQRNYRASAGQFRGIKPKRNFNLGQRGTGAWEVAVRYSSLDLNHGVVSGGKLDDFTAGLNWYLNPNARVMWNYIRANRESLGKADVFQMRFQVNF